A genomic window from Schistocerca piceifrons isolate TAMUIC-IGC-003096 chromosome 10, iqSchPice1.1, whole genome shotgun sequence includes:
- the LOC124718732 gene encoding uncharacterized protein LOC124718732: protein MQDLHNIAAAYNLSSKSVRHSNDAISVEAWVQEVQQSDNPCVLFYKPQETINDLYPELKSEDFALIIMNNAQGEILTKYGGDCICVDGTHGLNGYDFEVTTLLVLDDMRQGFPCAFLISNRNDSDVLSIFFNCVKSQVGQISPKVFMTDLAESYSIAWNKTMGHPEMRLFCTWHVDRAWRANIKSKIRSLDKRNEVYKLVKSLMQVRDVAVFQESLVKALQKLNSDPETSEFGHYFKTYYEKNVKCWAYCHRMRSGLNTNMHLESMHKTLKYIHANAKQVKRLDKGISALMSLVTAKLFDRLIANAKGKLTSKMKNIRRKHKCSILMNKDSIRKVGRGWEVPATKSHEVYLVQENNIFCNCKLVCTDCKVCIHRYSCTCIDYSIKLNMCKHIHNVCQLDSTEQNPFEISELQDAVATDVGDMSCINEKEVILKQVSGNANSCTPEALAEEKRKIISRFSEIVSGMSATEVQLANKMVTSLKVNVGAVRTNSGISFISPQRSLKRKLLPQRRLFSTKKTSSSKRISMAVPNAEETNNILRTLLDEDL from the coding sequence ATGCAGGATTTGCATAATATTGCAGCTGCGTATAACCTGTCTTCAAAGTCAGTCAGACATTCAAATGATGCGATCAGCGTTGAAGCTTgggtgcaagaagtgcagcaaaGTGACAATCCATGTGTATTGTTCTATAAGCCTCAAGAAACAATTAATGATCTGTACCCTGAACTGAAAAGTGAAGACTTTGCATTAATTATAATGAACAACGCACAAGgcgaaatattaacaaaatatggaGGTGACTGTATTTGTGTCGATGGAACTCATGGCCTAAATGGCTATGATTTTGAAGTTACAACATTACTTGTACTGGATGATATGAGGCAAGGATTTCCATGTGCTTTCCTCATATCTAACAGGAATGACTCAGAtgttttgagtatatttttcaATTGTGTTAAGTCTCAGGTTGGACAGATTTCCCCAAAAGTATTCATGACGGACCTGGCAGAATCGTATAGTATCGCTTGGAACAAAACAATGGGACATCCTGAAATGAGACTTTTCTGTACCTGGCACGTCGATAGAGCCTGGAGGGCCAATATTAAGAGCAAAATTAGAAGTTTGGACAAGAGAAACGAGGTGTACAaacttgttaaatcgttaatgcagGTAAGAGATGTTGCTGTGTTTCAAGAATCGTTGGTAAAAGCATTGCAGAAACTCAACAGCGATCCAGAGACTTCAGAATTTGGTCACTATTTCAAGACGtattatgaaaaaaatgtgaagtgttGGGCATATTGTCATAGGATGCGATCCGGACTCAACACAAACATGCACCTGGAGAGCATGCATAAGACATTGAAATATATACATGCTAATGCAAAGCAGGTAAAACGTTTGGACAAAGGTATATCCGCTTTGATGTCGCTTGTAACAGCAAAGCTGTTTGACAGGCTCATTGCCAACGCGAAAGGGAAGctaacaagtaaaatgaaaaacattcGCCGTAAACACAAATGCAGCATTCTGATGAATAAGGACTCAATTAGGAAGGTAGGCAGAGGTTGGGAAGTACCAGCCACAAAATCACATGAAGTTTACCTTGTACAAGAAAATAATATCTTCTGTAACTGTAAATTAGTGTGCACTGACTGTAAAGTGTGCATTCATAGGTATTCCTGCACGTGTATTGATTATAGCATTAAGTTAAATATGTGCAAGCATATACATAATGTTTGCCAACTAGACAGTACAGAACAAAATCCTTTTGAAATTTCTGAATTACAAGATGCAGTAGCTACAGATGTTGGAGATATGTCTTGCATTAATGAGAAAGAAGTGATTTTGAAGCAAGTAAGTGGAAATGCTAATTCCTGCACCCCAGAAGCATTggcagaagagaagagaaaaattatttctaggttttcagaaatTGTTTCTGGTATGTCAGCTACTGAAGTTCAGCTGGCTAACAAAATGGTGACTTCGTTGAAGGTTAATGTAGGTGCTGTTCGCACCAATAGTGGTATCTCTTTCATTAGCCCACAAAGAAGTCTCAAGAGGAAACTTTTGCCCCAGAGGAGGCTGTTTTCAACAAAGAAGACAAGTTCCTCAAAACGCATATCCATGGCAGTTCCTAATGCAGAAGAAACCAACAACATCCTGAGAACACTTCTGGATGAAGATTTATAG